In one Thunnus maccoyii chromosome 12, fThuMac1.1, whole genome shotgun sequence genomic region, the following are encoded:
- the LOC121908622 gene encoding zinc finger and BTB domain-containing protein 14-like, translating to MSDLLRYIDYDHKATFLKMLNQQRMEGEHCDVVVVVENIEFRAHRCVLAACSNYFKKLFKKQSDEDNSIVELDFIRSDIFEEVLNYMYTARLAVRKKDINMMMSSGQILGINFLDNLCTQKRELTNMKTRENQAPGDHGMRAQDAILKELAMEEVRKNSFYDQGMDGMGPGGSHVSQPHNYNTNMSKDPHSHGWGSSSSSDMKLEYLLYGHRDHGSCQSTGAKPMDHNAKKERLLTANRPYGCEHCPKAFTTAAHLKEHLKIHSGFKPHRCVVCGKAFIRGPDLKRHERVHSNERPFACQMCEKAFKHKSHLKDHERQHRGERPFNCGSCDKAFIKASDLKRHWNTMHSGNPRRQMSLSPAASQHGTAEAADQRDWKMETGPHSHNSGDC from the coding sequence ATGTCAGACTTATTGAGATATATCGACTATGACCATAAAGCCACTTTTCTGAAGATGCTCAACCAACAGAGGATGGAAGGTGAGCACTGtgatgtggtggtggtggtggaaaaCATTGAGTTCAGGGCTCATCGCTGTGTCCTGGCCGCCTGCAGCAACTACTTCAAAAAGCTCTTCAAGAAGCAGAGCGACGAGGACAACTCCATCGTGGAGTTGGACTTCATCCGCTCCGATATCTTCGAAGAGGTGCTCAATTATATGTACACAGCACGGCTGGCTGTGAGGAAGAAGGACATCaatatgatgatgtcatctggcCAAATCCTGGGCATCAACTTCCTGGATAATCTGTGCACCCAGAAACGCGAGCTGACCAACATGAAGACCCGGGAGAACCAGGCCCCCGGCGACCACGGGATGCGAGCCCAGGACGCCATCCTGAAGGAGCTGGccatggaggaggtgaggaagaaCAGCTTCTATGACCAGGGTATGGATGGTATGGGTCCTGGGGGCTCTCACGTGTCTCAGCCACACAACTACAACACCAACATGAGCAAAGACCCCCACAGCCACGGCTGgggctcctcctcctccagcgaCATGAAGCTGGAGTACCTGCTGTACGGCCACCGCGACCACGGCTCCTGCCAGAGCACAGGTGCGAAGCCCATGGACCACAACGCCAAAAAGGAGCGTCTGCTCACCGCCAACCGCCCCTACGGCTGCGAGCACTGCCCCAAAGCCTTCACCACTGCCGCCCACCTCAAAGAGCACCTGAAGATCCACTCCGGCTTCAAGCCGCACCGCTGCGTGGTGTGCGGAAAGGCCTTCATCAGGGGCCCCGACCTGAAGAGGCACGAGAGGGTCCACAGCAACGAGAGGCCCTTCGCCTGTCAAATGTGTGAAAAGGCCTTCAAGCACAAGTCCCACCTGAAAGACCACGAACGGCAGCACCGGGGCGAGCGGCCATTCAACTGCGGCTCCTGCGACAAAGCCTTCATAAAAGCGTCGGATCTGAAGCGCCACTGGAACACCATGCACAGCGGCAACCCCCGCAGACAGATGTCTCTGTCTCCCGCCGCCTCCCAGCACGGCACGGCAGAGGCCGCCGACCAGAGAGACTGGAAAATGGAGACCGGGCCACACTCGCACAACTCGGGGGACTGTTGA